Proteins encoded by one window of Kineosporia sp. NBRC 101731:
- the nuoF gene encoding NADH-quinone oxidoreductase subunit NuoF, with amino-acid sequence MTETVREPVTLTPVLSKHWNEAESWTLESYERNGGYQALRKALAMAPEDVVSAVKDSGLRGRGGAGFPTGLKWSFLPKPDGNPRYLVINADESEPGTCKDIPLMMATPQYLIEGAIITCHAIRAERAFIYLRGEVVHVYRRLLQAVEEARAAGYLGENVLGSGQNIDIVVHAGAGAYICGEETALLDSLEGRRGQPRLKPPFPAVAGLYARPTVVNNVESIASVPSVIDNGSSWFSGMGTAKSAGFGFFSLSGHVKRPGQYEAPLGITLRELIDMAGGMREGHELKFWTPGGSSTPMFTAEHLDVPLDFESTGAAGSMLGTRALQIFDETVCVVRAVLRWTEFYAHESCGKCTPCREGTYWLVQVLRQLENGQGQPSDLDRLLDICDNILGRSFCALGDGATSPISSSVQHFRDEYLRHLDEGGCPFDPVKSTLFAGVNA; translated from the coding sequence ATGACTGAAACAGTACGTGAGCCGGTCACTCTCACCCCCGTGCTGTCGAAGCACTGGAACGAGGCCGAGTCCTGGACCCTGGAGAGCTACGAGCGCAACGGCGGTTACCAGGCCCTGCGCAAGGCGCTGGCCATGGCCCCGGAAGACGTCGTCAGTGCGGTGAAGGACTCCGGCCTGCGCGGCCGGGGCGGCGCCGGCTTCCCGACCGGGCTCAAGTGGAGTTTCCTGCCCAAGCCCGACGGCAACCCGCGCTACCTGGTGATCAACGCCGACGAGTCGGAACCGGGAACCTGTAAAGACATTCCGCTGATGATGGCGACGCCCCAGTACCTGATCGAGGGCGCGATCATCACCTGCCACGCGATCCGGGCCGAACGCGCGTTCATCTACCTGCGCGGCGAGGTCGTGCACGTGTACCGCCGTCTGCTGCAGGCGGTCGAGGAGGCCCGCGCCGCGGGTTATCTCGGCGAGAACGTGCTGGGCTCCGGGCAGAACATCGACATCGTGGTGCACGCCGGCGCCGGCGCCTACATCTGCGGCGAGGAGACGGCGCTGCTCGACTCGCTCGAGGGACGGCGCGGTCAGCCCCGCCTGAAGCCGCCGTTCCCGGCGGTCGCGGGTCTGTACGCCCGGCCCACCGTGGTCAACAACGTCGAGTCCATCGCCAGCGTGCCGAGCGTCATCGACAACGGCTCGAGCTGGTTCTCGGGCATGGGCACTGCCAAGAGCGCCGGTTTCGGTTTCTTCTCGCTCTCCGGGCACGTGAAGCGGCCCGGCCAGTACGAGGCCCCGCTGGGCATCACGCTGCGCGAGCTGATCGACATGGCCGGGGGCATGCGCGAAGGCCACGAGCTGAAGTTCTGGACCCCGGGCGGCTCGTCCACCCCGATGTTCACGGCTGAACACCTCGACGTGCCCCTGGACTTCGAGTCCACCGGGGCCGCCGGTTCGATGCTCGGCACCCGGGCGCTGCAGATCTTCGACGAGACGGTCTGCGTGGTGCGGGCCGTACTGCGCTGGACCGAGTTCTACGCGCACGAGTCCTGCGGCAAGTGCACCCCGTGCCGTGAGGGCACGTACTGGCTGGTTCAGGTGCTGCGCCAGCTGGAGAACGGTCAGGGTCAGCCGTCCGACCTGGACCGTCTGCTAGACATCTGCGACAACATCCTGGGCCGCTCGTTCTGCGCCCTCGGTGACGGCGCGACCAGCCCGATCAGCTCGTCCGTCCAGCACTTCCGGGACGAGTACCTGCGCCACCTGGACGAGGGCGGCTGCCCCTTCGACCCGGTGAAGTCCACGCTCTTTGCTGGAGTGAACGCCTGA
- the nuoH gene encoding NADH-quinone oxidoreductase subunit NuoH, translating to MLTPALLAENPTANFSEDTGWVVLVKAVLLFAVAVVATLLMIWAERRVVGRMQSRPGPNRHGPFGLLQSLADGVKLALKEDIIPAAADKVVFVIAPLIACTACFTSFAVIPFGPQVRIPFTDIDTPLQLTDMNVAVLFILAVAGIGVYGIVLAGWSSGSTYPLLGGLRSSAQVISYEIAMGLSLVSVFLYSGSMSTSAIVEAQQSIWWCLPLLPSFVIYVIAMVGETNRAPFDLPEAEGELVGGFHTEYSSLKFALFFLAEYVNMVTVSMLATTLFLGGWRAPWPISLWDDANTGYWPLIWFAVKTCLFLFMYIWLRGTLPRLRYDQFMRFGWKILIPAALLWTMAVAVVRAMDQFGNIDRRDRVMILVGVVLVLAIVWGAVEALRGTPPEEKPADPEIPVDPFAGGFPVPAMPGQRLIRTNGQNEGQASGPTDATPALEEVRGG from the coding sequence GTGCTCACGCCCGCGCTTCTCGCGGAGAACCCGACGGCGAACTTCTCCGAGGACACCGGCTGGGTCGTCCTGGTGAAGGCCGTGCTGCTGTTCGCGGTGGCCGTCGTCGCGACGCTGCTGATGATCTGGGCCGAGCGCCGCGTGGTGGGCCGGATGCAGTCGCGTCCCGGCCCCAACCGCCACGGACCGTTCGGCCTGCTGCAGTCCCTGGCCGACGGCGTGAAACTGGCGCTGAAGGAAGACATCATCCCGGCGGCGGCCGACAAGGTCGTCTTCGTGATCGCGCCATTGATCGCCTGCACGGCCTGCTTCACCTCGTTCGCGGTGATCCCGTTCGGGCCGCAGGTCCGTATCCCGTTCACCGACATCGACACTCCGCTGCAGCTCACCGACATGAACGTCGCGGTGCTGTTCATCCTGGCCGTGGCCGGGATCGGGGTGTACGGCATCGTGCTGGCCGGCTGGTCGTCCGGCTCGACCTACCCGCTGCTGGGTGGTCTGCGGTCCTCGGCCCAGGTCATCTCTTACGAGATCGCGATGGGGCTCTCGCTGGTCAGCGTGTTCCTGTACTCCGGCTCGATGTCCACCTCGGCGATCGTCGAGGCACAGCAGTCGATCTGGTGGTGCCTGCCACTGCTGCCGTCGTTCGTCATCTACGTGATCGCGATGGTCGGCGAGACCAACCGGGCCCCGTTCGACCTGCCCGAGGCCGAGGGTGAGCTGGTCGGTGGCTTCCACACCGAGTACAGCTCACTGAAGTTCGCCCTGTTCTTCCTCGCCGAGTACGTCAACATGGTCACCGTCTCGATGCTGGCGACCACGCTGTTCCTCGGCGGATGGCGGGCCCCGTGGCCGATCTCGCTGTGGGACGACGCGAACACCGGCTACTGGCCACTGATCTGGTTCGCGGTCAAGACCTGTCTCTTCCTGTTCATGTACATCTGGCTGCGCGGCACGCTGCCGCGTCTGCGCTACGACCAGTTCATGCGCTTCGGCTGGAAAATCCTCATCCCGGCCGCCCTGCTCTGGACGATGGCCGTGGCCGTCGTGCGGGCCATGGACCAGTTCGGCAACATCGACCGCCGCGACCGGGTCATGATCCTGGTCGGAGTGGTGCTGGTGCTGGCGATCGTCTGGGGCGCGGTCGAGGCTCTGAGAGGCACGCCGCCCGAGGAGAAGCCGGCCGACCCGGAGATCCCGGTCGACCCGTTCGCGGGCGGATTCCCGGTGCCGGCGATGCCCGGCCAGCGGCTGATCCGGACCAATGGGCAGAACGAGGGTCAGGCTTCCGGCCCCACTGACGCAACACCCGCACTGGAGGAGGTCCGCGGTGGCTGA
- a CDS encoding NADH-quinone oxidoreductase subunit A, producing the protein MNPYVPILALMAIGGGFAVFSVAAGAFTGPKRYNRAKLEAYECGIEPTPPAAGGGRFPIKYYLVAMLFIVFDIESVFLLPFAVAFDSLGVFALVEMVLFVITVFIAYAYVWRRGGLEWD; encoded by the coding sequence ATGAACCCATACGTCCCGATCCTGGCTCTGATGGCCATCGGTGGTGGGTTCGCCGTCTTCTCCGTTGCCGCCGGCGCCTTCACCGGCCCCAAGCGTTATAACCGGGCCAAGCTCGAGGCCTACGAATGCGGCATCGAGCCCACTCCGCCGGCTGCGGGCGGTGGCCGGTTCCCGATCAAGTACTACCTGGTGGCGATGCTGTTCATCGTCTTCGACATCGAGAGCGTCTTCCTCCTTCCGTTCGCGGTCGCCTTCGACTCTCTCGGCGTCTTCGCGCTGGTCGAGATGGTGCTCTTCGTGATCACCGTGTTCATCGCTTACGCCTACGTCTGGCGCCGCGGCGGCCTGGAGTGGGACTGA
- the nuoE gene encoding NADH-quinone oxidoreductase subunit NuoE, whose amino-acid sequence MALSAEAVQRLSTEAGQIMARYPQQRSALLPMLHLVQSEEGYVSPDGIALCAELLGLSTAEVSAVATFYTQYKRHPNGEYTVGVCTNTLCAVMGGDAIFDSLEEHLEVGHDETTQDGKITLERLECNAACDFAPVVMVNWEFFDNQTPSSARRICDRLRAGEPVAPTRGPNQVPTFKEVSHVLAGFNDGRANEGVGAGEASLRGTLLAAEKGWQAPGPAGTGGPSAEKPQQGTSTTTTPAATASAAADVKDRAAKTSGSDAPAVDPGTKNRAGTQAGKSPAEATQGEADPGTGTETKG is encoded by the coding sequence ATGGCACTCTCCGCAGAAGCCGTCCAGCGGCTTTCCACCGAGGCCGGGCAGATCATGGCCCGTTACCCGCAGCAGCGCTCGGCCCTGCTGCCCATGCTGCACCTGGTGCAGAGCGAGGAAGGCTACGTCAGCCCGGACGGGATCGCGCTGTGCGCGGAGCTTCTCGGGCTCAGCACGGCCGAGGTGTCCGCGGTCGCGACCTTCTACACGCAGTACAAGCGCCACCCCAACGGTGAGTACACGGTCGGGGTCTGCACCAACACGCTGTGCGCGGTGATGGGCGGCGACGCCATCTTCGACTCGCTCGAGGAGCACCTCGAAGTCGGTCACGACGAGACCACGCAGGACGGCAAGATCACCCTCGAGCGCCTCGAGTGCAACGCGGCCTGCGACTTCGCGCCGGTGGTGATGGTGAACTGGGAGTTCTTCGACAACCAGACGCCGTCGTCGGCCCGCAGGATCTGCGACCGGCTGCGCGCCGGTGAGCCGGTGGCCCCCACCCGGGGGCCGAACCAGGTGCCGACCTTCAAAGAGGTCTCGCACGTGCTGGCCGGTTTCAACGACGGACGCGCGAACGAGGGCGTCGGGGCCGGTGAGGCTTCCCTGCGGGGAACCCTGCTGGCGGCCGAGAAGGGCTGGCAGGCGCCTGGTCCCGCGGGTACCGGGGGTCCGTCGGCCGAAAAGCCCCAACAGGGGACGTCCACCACGACGACTCCGGCGGCCACCGCTTCCGCGGCGGCAGACGTCAAGGACCGCGCGGCCAAGACCAGTGGCTCTGACGCACCCGCGGTCGACCCGGGCACGAAGAACCGCGCGGGCACCCAGGCGGGCAAGTCCCCGGCCGAGGCGACGCAGGGCGAAGCCGATCCGGGCACCGGCACCGAGACGAAGGGCTGA
- a CDS encoding demethylmenaquinone methyltransferase, producing MSRAGLEKTPHEVASMFDGVAARYDLTNTVLAMRQDVRWRKLVAQALDLRAGQSVLDLAAGTGTSSEPFADAGVHTVPCDFSLGMLRVGKTRRADLPFVAGDATRLPFADASFDAVTISFGLRNVVDVDAALAEMRRVTRPGGKLVVCEFSHPTWAPWRTVYTEYLMRALPEVAKVVSSNPDAYVYLAESIRAWPDQRGLAAKLNGAGWDNVSHRNLSGGIVALHRAYR from the coding sequence ATGTCCCGCGCTGGTCTGGAGAAGACGCCACATGAGGTGGCGAGCATGTTCGACGGTGTCGCCGCTCGCTACGACCTGACGAACACCGTGCTGGCGATGCGCCAGGACGTCCGCTGGCGGAAGCTGGTCGCACAGGCCCTCGACCTGCGGGCCGGGCAGTCCGTGCTCGACCTGGCCGCCGGCACCGGTACCTCGAGCGAGCCCTTCGCCGACGCCGGGGTGCACACCGTGCCCTGCGACTTCAGCCTGGGCATGCTGCGCGTGGGTAAGACCCGCCGCGCCGACCTGCCCTTCGTGGCCGGCGACGCCACGAGGCTCCCCTTCGCCGATGCCTCGTTCGACGCCGTCACCATCAGCTTCGGCCTGCGCAACGTGGTCGACGTCGACGCCGCCCTGGCCGAGATGCGCCGCGTCACCCGGCCTGGCGGAAAGCTCGTGGTCTGCGAGTTCTCGCACCCCACCTGGGCGCCGTGGCGCACCGTCTACACCGAGTACCTGATGCGCGCCCTGCCCGAGGTGGCCAAGGTGGTCAGCTCCAACCCCGACGCGTACGTCTACCTGGCCGAGTCCATCCGCGCCTGGCCCGACCAGCGTGGCCTCGCCGCCAAGCTGAACGGCGCCGGCTGGGACAACGTCAGCCACCGCAACCTCTCCGGCGGCATCGTGGCCCTGCACCGCGCCTACCGCTGA
- a CDS encoding NADH-quinone oxidoreductase subunit C, translated as MTSGTDGIDEPGELSVHTVEADVITTRRGMFGNRGSGDTSGFGGLVRSVALPPPSPRPYGGWFDTVTDLLAEALTAAGTDPAGVIESVVVDRGEITFHIHREHILLVAKTLRDEPDLRFELFSGVSGVHYPDDTGRELRAVYHLTSITHTRRVRLEVSVPDSDRHIPSVVEVYPSANWHEREVWDFFGLIFDGHPALTRIQMPDDWPGHPQRKDYPLGGIPVEYKGATIPPPDTRRSYN; from the coding sequence ATGACCAGCGGGACCGACGGCATCGACGAACCCGGCGAACTGTCCGTCCACACTGTCGAGGCCGACGTGATCACCACCCGGCGCGGCATGTTCGGCAACCGGGGCTCGGGTGACACCTCGGGCTTCGGGGGACTGGTGCGCAGCGTCGCGCTGCCCCCGCCCTCGCCCCGCCCCTACGGCGGCTGGTTCGACACCGTCACCGACCTCCTGGCCGAGGCACTCACCGCGGCGGGTACCGACCCGGCCGGTGTCATCGAGTCGGTGGTGGTCGACCGGGGCGAGATCACTTTCCACATTCACCGCGAGCACATCCTGCTGGTCGCGAAAACCCTGCGGGACGAGCCCGATCTGCGGTTCGAGCTGTTCTCCGGCGTGAGCGGTGTGCACTACCCCGACGACACGGGCCGGGAGCTGCGCGCCGTCTACCACCTGACCTCGATCACCCACACCCGCCGGGTGCGGCTCGAGGTCTCGGTGCCGGACTCCGACCGGCACATCCCGTCGGTCGTCGAGGTCTACCCCAGCGCCAACTGGCACGAGCGCGAGGTCTGGGACTTCTTCGGCCTGATCTTCGACGGCCACCCGGCGCTGACGCGCATCCAGATGCCCGACGACTGGCCGGGCCACCCCCAGCGCAAGGACTATCCGCTCGGCGGAATCCCGGTGGAGTACAAGGGCGCCACCATTCCGCCGCCGGACACGAGGAGGTCGTACAACTGA
- a CDS encoding NADH-quinone oxidoreductase subunit B: MGIEEKLPSGFMLTSVEVLAGYMRKASLWPATFGLACCAIEMMTSGAPRYDLGRFGMEVFRASPRQADLMIVAGRVSQKMAPVVRQVYDQMVNPKWVLSMGVCASSGGMFNNYAIVQGVDHIVPVDIYLPGCPPRPEMLINAILELHQQIQNMPLGVNREEAARAAEAAALKAIPTSQMKGLLR; encoded by the coding sequence ATGGGTATCGAAGAGAAGCTCCCCAGTGGTTTCATGCTGACCTCGGTCGAGGTGCTGGCCGGCTACATGCGTAAGGCCTCGCTCTGGCCTGCGACATTCGGCCTGGCCTGCTGCGCGATCGAGATGATGACCAGTGGCGCGCCGCGCTACGACCTCGGCCGGTTCGGCATGGAGGTCTTCCGGGCCTCGCCGCGCCAGGCCGACCTGATGATCGTGGCGGGCCGGGTGAGCCAGAAGATGGCCCCGGTGGTGCGCCAGGTCTACGACCAGATGGTCAACCCGAAATGGGTTCTGTCGATGGGCGTCTGCGCCTCCTCCGGCGGGATGTTCAACAACTACGCGATCGTCCAGGGCGTCGACCACATCGTGCCGGTCGACATCTATCTGCCTGGTTGCCCGCCCCGTCCGGAGATGCTGATCAACGCGATTCTGGAGCTGCACCAGCAGATCCAGAACATGCCGCTGGGCGTCAACCGGGAAGAGGCGGCCCGCGCGGCCGAGGCGGCGGCGCTCAAGGCCATCCCGACCTCCCAGATGAAGGGCCTGCTCCGATGA
- a CDS encoding NADH-quinone oxidoreductase subunit G, translating to MTVTDPSKPAVDLVTLTIDGVEVSVPKGTLLIRAAEELGIAIPRFCDHPLLAPAGACRQCLVEVAMPDREGNVRPMPKPQASCTMTATPGMVVKTQLTSPVSEKAQRGVMELLLINHPLDCPVCDKGGECPLQNQALANGQGESRFTEVKRTFPKPIRISTQVLLDRERCILCQRCTRFSKEIAGDPFIDLQMRGAHQQIGTFSPGVLDFHVDLPYPVVRTSEELEPTVESPTQGSTKDESRGASHDHVTGTYAADGITTRGESMLDESGQPFASYFSGNTIQICPVGALTGAAYRFRARPFDLVSSKGVCEHCAGGCALRVDHRRGKVARRLAAEDSAVNEEWNCDKGRWAFTWSTGADRLTHPLVRDPESGELEPVSWPYALEVAAKGLLKARDAGGVGVLPGGRLTVGDAYAYAKFARVVLRTNDIDFRSRAHSAEEEAFLSHAVAGTGLGVTYAALEAAPSVLLAGLEAEEEAASVFLRLRKSVLKGRKKVYSIAPWASRGLIKLSGTLLQTVPGQEAAALGTAAAAEAVAEPGSIILLGPRLTESPGAYQAALALAASSGARLAWVPRRAGERGAVEAGALPGLLPGGRPVSDPAARVDMAAAWDVESLPSQPGRDATRIVDAAAAGVLAGLLVGGVDPDDMPDPAAARAALETASFVVSLEVRASAVTAYADVVLPVAPPAEKGGTYLNWEGRHREFPQALTSDALSDGEVLDSLASEVGAWLGLRGELSGTAELASLGRWEGAKADKPENHTVPVAGTTVLSTWSMLLDRGRLQDGEPYLAGTAHRAVARMSPVTAAQLGVQNGISSNVTVFNDRGEITLPLALTPMPDGVVWLPSNSPGSPVRSKLAAGNGDAVSVRLAGDQLMGA from the coding sequence ATGACCGTCACCGATCCGTCCAAGCCAGCCGTTGATCTGGTGACCCTGACCATCGACGGGGTCGAGGTCAGCGTGCCCAAGGGCACCCTGCTGATCCGCGCCGCCGAGGAACTGGGCATCGCCATCCCGCGGTTCTGCGACCATCCGCTCCTGGCCCCGGCCGGCGCCTGCCGGCAGTGCCTGGTCGAGGTCGCCATGCCGGACCGGGAGGGGAACGTGCGGCCGATGCCCAAGCCGCAGGCATCCTGCACCATGACGGCCACCCCCGGGATGGTGGTCAAGACCCAGCTCACCTCGCCGGTCTCGGAGAAGGCCCAGCGCGGGGTCATGGAGCTGCTGCTCATCAACCACCCGCTGGACTGCCCGGTCTGCGACAAGGGTGGCGAATGCCCGCTGCAGAACCAGGCCCTCGCGAACGGCCAGGGCGAGAGCCGCTTCACCGAGGTGAAGCGCACCTTCCCCAAGCCGATCCGGATCTCCACCCAGGTGCTGCTCGACCGGGAGCGCTGCATCCTCTGCCAACGCTGCACCCGGTTCTCCAAGGAGATCGCCGGCGACCCGTTCATCGATCTGCAGATGCGCGGCGCGCACCAGCAGATCGGTACCTTCTCGCCCGGCGTCCTGGACTTCCACGTCGATCTGCCTTACCCCGTCGTCCGCACCAGCGAGGAACTCGAGCCCACCGTGGAGTCCCCGACCCAGGGGTCCACGAAAGATGAGTCCCGCGGCGCCTCGCACGATCACGTCACCGGTACCTACGCGGCCGACGGCATCACCACCCGCGGCGAGTCCATGCTCGACGAGTCGGGCCAGCCGTTCGCCAGCTACTTCTCCGGCAACACCATCCAGATCTGCCCGGTCGGCGCGCTGACCGGTGCGGCCTACCGGTTCCGGGCCCGCCCGTTCGACCTGGTGTCGAGCAAGGGCGTCTGCGAGCACTGCGCCGGGGGCTGCGCGCTGCGCGTCGACCACCGTCGCGGCAAGGTCGCGCGGCGTCTGGCGGCGGAAGACAGCGCGGTGAACGAGGAGTGGAACTGCGACAAGGGTCGCTGGGCCTTCACCTGGTCCACCGGCGCCGACCGTCTGACCCACCCGCTGGTGCGCGACCCGGAGTCCGGGGAGCTGGAGCCGGTGAGCTGGCCGTACGCCCTCGAGGTGGCGGCGAAGGGCCTGCTCAAGGCGCGCGACGCCGGGGGAGTGGGTGTGCTGCCCGGCGGTCGGCTGACCGTCGGTGACGCCTACGCCTACGCCAAGTTCGCGCGAGTGGTGCTGCGCACCAACGACATCGACTTCCGTTCCCGGGCCCACTCGGCCGAGGAGGAGGCCTTCCTCAGCCACGCCGTGGCCGGTACCGGCCTGGGCGTCACCTACGCCGCGCTGGAGGCCGCACCGTCGGTGCTGCTCGCCGGTCTGGAGGCCGAGGAAGAGGCGGCCAGCGTCTTCCTGCGGCTGCGCAAGTCGGTGCTGAAGGGCCGCAAGAAGGTCTACTCGATCGCGCCCTGGGCCAGCCGCGGCCTGATCAAGCTGTCCGGCACGCTGCTCCAGACCGTTCCCGGTCAGGAGGCCGCCGCACTCGGTACCGCGGCCGCCGCCGAGGCGGTGGCCGAGCCCGGTTCGATCATCCTGCTCGGCCCGCGCCTGACCGAGTCGCCCGGTGCCTACCAGGCCGCCCTGGCCCTGGCCGCGAGCTCCGGTGCCCGGCTGGCCTGGGTGCCGCGCCGGGCCGGGGAGCGGGGTGCGGTCGAGGCCGGCGCCCTGCCCGGTCTGCTGCCCGGTGGCCGCCCGGTCTCCGACCCGGCCGCCCGGGTCGACATGGCTGCGGCCTGGGACGTGGAGAGCCTTCCCTCCCAGCCCGGACGCGACGCCACCCGGATCGTCGACGCCGCCGCCGCCGGCGTCCTGGCCGGTCTGCTCGTCGGTGGTGTCGACCCCGACGACATGCCCGATCCGGCCGCTGCCCGGGCCGCCCTGGAGACCGCGTCGTTCGTGGTCAGCCTCGAGGTGCGGGCCAGCGCGGTGACGGCCTACGCCGACGTCGTGCTGCCGGTGGCCCCGCCCGCCGAGAAGGGCGGCACGTACCTCAACTGGGAGGGCCGTCACCGGGAGTTCCCGCAGGCCCTCACCTCCGACGCCCTCAGCGACGGCGAGGTGCTCGACTCCCTGGCCTCCGAGGTCGGGGCCTGGCTCGGGCTGCGCGGCGAGCTGTCCGGCACCGCCGAGCTGGCCTCCCTGGGTCGCTGGGAGGGTGCGAAGGCGGACAAGCCCGAGAACCACACCGTGCCGGTGGCCGGAACCACCGTGCTCTCGACCTGGTCGATGCTGCTCGACCGGGGCCGGCTGCAGGACGGCGAGCCGTACCTGGCGGGCACCGCACACCGCGCGGTCGCCCGGATGTCTCCGGTCACCGCCGCGCAACTGGGCGTGCAGAACGGGATCTCGAGCAACGTGACGGTGTTCAACGACCGTGGGGAGATCACCTTGCCGCTCGCCCTGACCCCGATGCCCGACGGCGTCGTCTGGCTGCCCAGCAATTCCCCGGGCAGCCCGGTCCGCTCGAAGCTGGCGGCCGGCAACGGTGACGCGGTCTCCGTGCGGCTCGCCGGTGACCAGCTGATGGGAGCCTGA
- the nuoI gene encoding NADH-quinone oxidoreductase subunit NuoI, with the protein MAGFGVTFATMFTKVVTEQYPEQKVPTAPRFHGRHQLNRHPDGLEKCIGCELCAWACPADAIFVEGADNTEEDRFSPGERYGRVYQINYLRCILCGLCIEACPTRALTMTNEYEQLKGSTRAGLIFEKQDLLAPVLGGMIPAPHPMVPGTTEQDYYQGKVTQSVPEQQEWVDARTGEDEKAEPVESVKGGDR; encoded by the coding sequence ATCGCCGGGTTCGGTGTCACCTTCGCGACGATGTTCACGAAGGTTGTCACCGAGCAGTACCCGGAACAGAAGGTCCCGACCGCACCCCGGTTCCACGGGCGTCACCAGCTGAACCGGCACCCCGACGGGCTGGAGAAGTGCATCGGCTGCGAGCTGTGCGCCTGGGCCTGCCCGGCCGACGCCATCTTCGTCGAGGGAGCGGACAACACCGAGGAAGACCGGTTCTCGCCCGGTGAGCGCTACGGCCGCGTCTACCAGATCAACTACCTGCGCTGCATCCTCTGCGGCCTGTGCATCGAGGCCTGCCCGACCCGGGCCCTGACCATGACGAACGAGTACGAGCAGCTCAAGGGCAGCACCCGGGCCGGCCTGATCTTCGAGAAGCAGGACCTGCTGGCCCCGGTGCTCGGCGGGATGATCCCGGCCCCGCACCCGATGGTGCCCGGCACCACCGAACAGGACTACTACCAGGGCAAGGTCACCCAGTCGGTGCCCGAGCAGCAGGAATGGGTGGACGCGCGCACGGGCGAGGACGAGAAGGCCGAGCCGGTCGAGTCGGTCAAGGGGGGCGACCGGTGA
- a CDS encoding NADH-quinone oxidoreductase subunit D: MAESTIDADNSTDAAEKAAEGKVFTSAGGDWADIAEEATNLGEERIVVNMGPQHPSTHGVLRLILELDGETVTEARCGIGYLHTGIEKNMEFRSWTQGVTFVTRMDYLTPLFQEAAYCLGVEKLLGITDDIPERATVIRVLLMELNRVSSHLVALATGGMEIGALTVMTVGFREREVVLHLLELITGLRMNHAFIRPGGLAQDLPPGAIDRIREDIPLLRKGISDIEKLSNENPLVKARMQDVGVLDLTGCMALGVTGPVLRSTGFPHDLRKSEPYCGYETYDFDVQTWDTSDAYGRLRIRINEMKESLKIVEQTLDRLQEMGPGPVMIADKKIAWPAQLAIGGDGMGNSLDHIKEIMGTSMEALIHHFKLVTEGFRVPAGQVYQAVESPRGELAVHLVSDGGTRPYRAHFRDPSFHNLQAMAAMSEGGQMADVIVAVASIDPVMGGVDR; the protein is encoded by the coding sequence ATGGCCGAATCCACGATCGACGCGGACAACTCGACCGACGCCGCCGAGAAGGCGGCCGAGGGCAAGGTCTTCACGTCTGCCGGTGGCGACTGGGCCGACATCGCCGAGGAGGCGACGAACCTCGGCGAGGAACGCATCGTCGTCAACATGGGCCCTCAGCACCCGTCCACCCACGGGGTGCTCCGGCTCATCCTCGAGCTCGACGGCGAGACGGTCACCGAGGCCCGCTGCGGCATCGGATACCTGCATACCGGTATCGAGAAGAACATGGAGTTCCGTTCCTGGACCCAGGGCGTGACCTTCGTGACCCGCATGGACTACCTGACCCCGCTGTTCCAGGAGGCCGCGTACTGCCTGGGCGTGGAGAAGCTCCTGGGCATCACCGACGACATCCCCGAGCGGGCGACGGTCATCCGGGTGCTGCTGATGGAGCTCAACCGGGTCAGTTCGCACCTGGTCGCGCTGGCCACCGGTGGTATGGAGATCGGCGCCCTGACCGTGATGACGGTCGGTTTCCGGGAGCGCGAGGTGGTGCTGCACCTCCTGGAGCTGATCACCGGCCTGCGTATGAACCACGCGTTCATCCGCCCCGGCGGCCTGGCGCAGGACCTGCCGCCCGGCGCGATCGACCGGATCCGCGAAGACATCCCGCTGCTGCGCAAGGGCATCTCCGACATCGAGAAGCTCAGTAATGAGAACCCGCTGGTCAAGGCCCGGATGCAGGATGTCGGCGTGCTCGACCTGACCGGGTGCATGGCGCTGGGCGTCACCGGGCCGGTGCTGCGTTCCACCGGTTTCCCGCACGACCTGCGCAAGTCCGAGCCGTACTGCGGTTACGAGACCTACGACTTCGACGTGCAGACCTGGGACACCTCCGACGCCTACGGGCGGCTCCGCATCCGGATCAACGAGATGAAGGAGTCGCTCAAGATCGTCGAGCAGACCCTGGACCGGTTGCAGGAGATGGGTCCCGGCCCGGTCATGATCGCCGACAAGAAGATCGCCTGGCCGGCCCAGCTGGCCATCGGCGGTGACGGGATGGGCAACAGCCTGGACCACATCAAGGAGATCATGGGCACCTCGATGGAGGCCCTGATCCACCACTTCAAGCTGGTCACCGAGGGCTTCCGGGTCCCGGCCGGGCAGGTCTACCAGGCGGTCGAGTCGCCCCGCGGCGAACTCGCGGTGCACCTGGTCTCGGACGGCGGAACCCGGCCTTACCGGGCCCATTTCCGTGACCCGTCGTTCCACAACCTGCAGGCGATGGCGGCAATGAGCGAGGGCGGGCAGATGGCCGACGTGATCGTGGCCGTGGCGTCGATCGACCCGGTGATGGGTGGGGTCGACCGCTGA